The genomic interval TATGGAGGGCTATGAGGTCTGCCAAAAGATGAGAGAGATAACGTTTGCACCGATTATCTTCCTATCAGCCAAATCGGATGAAATTGACAAACTCCTTGGTCTTGGAATTGGTGGAGATGATTATGTCACGAAGCCGTTCAGCACAAAAGAAGTGGTATTTCGAATCAAGGCACAATTGCGGAGAAACGAGTATGTTGCTCAAGCCAAAATTGAAGATCAATTGATTACGTTTGGAGACGTCAAGATTTTTCCGAATACAGGGGAAGTCAAAAAAGGAAATCAGTCGATTACACTTAAAGCGAAGGAACTTCAATTGCTGATTTATTTAGCGAATCATCCGAACCAAATTTTCAGCAAAAGTAAAATTTGTGAAGCGGTTTGGGGAGAAGAGTATTTTGGGAATGACAATACCATCATGGTCCACATTCGCAGGCTGCGAGAAAAAATAGAGGATGATCCGAGTAAACCGAAATGGATTAAAACCGTTAAAGGATTAGGCTACAAGCTGCAAGTACGAGGGAATTGATCAATGAAATGGAAAATTACCGGACAATTTCTCATATTTATGGTTCTAAGCCTGCTGCTGTCCTTTTTTGTGTTTCTCGTTATTAACGTTTTCCTATTATACAGTAATTATGGCAAACAGGATCATTTTTTGCCTTATCAGAATCCGAGTTATTATACCTTAGATTTTGAGACTCATATTCGGTTTGAAAACGGGAAGATAACGATTCCGGATTCCATGTTAGCTGAGCTGGAACAAGGGGATATCTGGATCCAAGTCCTGGACGAAAATGGGACAGAAATATACAGTCGATTTAAACCGGAAAAAGCTCCTGTGCATTATACACCTGCCGATCTCATTCACTATCATAAGTTTACAGGAGCTCTTGAGAACTCAACTATTTTTGTTGGGAAGCTAAAGAGAGGAAATCGGGATCTAAGTTATATCATGGGATTTCCGGAAGGTGTCATAGGGAAAGGCAGTATCAATTATCGGCCAGAAACGCTTATACGAGATATCCTTTTCATTATCTTGACTGTCGTATTGGTGGTCACCTTTATCGCCTTGTTTTTTGGATACTTTTTCAGTAATCGGTTAGCAAAACCACTTGTTCAAATCATTAATGGGATTCAAAACCTTGCCAAAGGTCATTTTCAAACCGAATATAAACCAAAGGGCATTTATAAAAATGTCTTTCAGAACTTAAATGAATTGTCATCCAGCCTAAAGTCGAACGAGGATGAACGAAGGAAACTGGAGAAGACGAGGGAGGAGTGGGTGACAAATATAACACATGATATTAAAACCCCGCTTGCTTCCATTAAGGGATATTCCGAATTAATTCAGGAATACGAGCTGGAGGAAATAGAAAAGAAGAGATACCTGGATATTAT from Metabacillus sediminilitoris carries:
- a CDS encoding response regulator transcription factor yields the protein MLHMSLTGLVNKRVLLVDDEVDLLNLLETVLRKDGFGQIDKATTGREGIKLCDKNKPDIIILDIMLPDMEGYEVCQKMREITFAPIIFLSAKSDEIDKLLGLGIGGDDYVTKPFSTKEVVFRIKAQLRRNEYVAQAKIEDQLITFGDVKIFPNTGEVKKGNQSITLKAKELQLLIYLANHPNQIFSKSKICEAVWGEEYFGNDNTIMVHIRRLREKIEDDPSKPKWIKTVKGLGYKLQVRGN
- a CDS encoding sensor histidine kinase — translated: MKWKITGQFLIFMVLSLLLSFFVFLVINVFLLYSNYGKQDHFLPYQNPSYYTLDFETHIRFENGKITIPDSMLAELEQGDIWIQVLDENGTEIYSRFKPEKAPVHYTPADLIHYHKFTGALENSTIFVGKLKRGNRDLSYIMGFPEGVIGKGSINYRPETLIRDILFIILTVVLVVTFIALFFGYFFSNRLAKPLVQIINGIQNLAKGHFQTEYKPKGIYKNVFQNLNELSSSLKSNEDERRKLEKTREEWVTNITHDIKTPLASIKGYSELIQEYELEEIEKKRYLDIILEKSDYIAHLIEDLNITYKLKSTSFPLNKNDEDLVEVVRESIIQILNHPLYEESHLEFKPEIDKYSFCCDRTLIQRALMNLIYNAIVHNPQETIIQIAVQKQQEHVYILIEDNGIGIANEELEELFTRYYRGTNTGETHKGSGLGLAIAKQIVEAHGGEIVVESTLGKGTRICIVF